From the Argentina anserina chromosome 3, drPotAnse1.1, whole genome shotgun sequence genome, the window TGATTGATGTGGCTCACAAGCATGATGTGTATGTAAGCAGTGGGGATTGGGCTGAGGATTTGCTCCGAAAAGGCCCGTCGGCTTTTAAAGAGTATGTGGAGGTGAGTTTTTGGATCAGTGCTGAAAAAACAATGTATTGTTTTGTTAGGGGAGTTGGTTTGGTTGTTTAAGGCtgtgtgtttgtttttttaggaATGTAAGAGCTTGGGATTTGACACAGTTGAGCTGAATGTGGGGTCTCTCGGAGTGCCTGAGGATATGCTTCTGAGACTTGTGCGGTTGATTAAGAGCGGTGGACTGAGAGTGAAGCCTCTGTTTGCGGTTAAGGTTAACAAGTCTGACATTCCTGTTGGTGATAGAGCATTTGGAGCTTATGTCGTGCCGCGGCCAAGGTAGACTGGTATGATATGCGCTCTTTCCTGAAACAGTTTTCGATcttttttggtgattgtttggTTTCTGTTTCCAGAATAGCTAACTTTCGATATGCATCTTTCTATGCTGGTCACATGCATTATATCTATCACCTTCTGAGGTGTCGGATAAAAAGAGATCAGGTTCATTTATCAACTCAACCTTTATAGCACTGGGACGTTTACTGATTTAGGTAACTAAAGTGTGTAGGTTCTTTGAGAAATTAGTGTTAATTGGGTTAGCGGACATGTTTGATGTGTGTAATTCAGTGAATCTGCAGGATTGTTGTGAGTTCAAACTTAGGTACTGACCAAAAATGACTGATCTTTTACCTGCATATTTACCAGAGAACAGAAGAGAACTTGGtggaattttcttttttgttgggGACGATTAATAATTTGAGCATTAGAACATACAGAAAGTAAATCGAGAAACTTGCCACTTACCTATCTTTCAGATTTCAGACCTACGTATCAatgtttcttctttcttcataTAAGTATATAACCATGAGAGGTGTACGTAAGCATGGGATTCAATGCGGtgaaagggaagaaaatgggGCTCAATGTGGAATAATTGAATAACCGAAGAACAAATGTAGAATTGCTGTTGATAAGAAAAGGGGTTTGCTAACTATTAGTATTCCTTTGGAGGCCAGCAAAACATATCAGAGGGCTAGAATCTGTGGTCATGTATCTATCATGATTTTTGTGGTACAATATTTGTTCACAGTATAACATGGTCTGCGTGAACTCTCTGCATGCTTTTCTTATTGGTAGTGATTGTTGTTTCTTGCATTCCACGTTTCTCAATACTGTTTTCTGACtttgataatgaaattttaagttGACGAAATTCTATATTGAGGATGTTCTGATCCAAGCTGGAGAGTTGGCACAAATGTATATTAATAAAATTCTATACCTTATGACATGAGCATTGCTTTAATTGTTTTCTGCAGAGTTTGTTGAAGATGTTGATCTACTGATTAGAAGGGCTGAGAGATGCTTAGAAGCTGGGGCTGACATGATAATGATTGATGCTAATGATGTCTGTAAACAAGCTGCTTCGATACGGGCGGACATAATTGCAAAGGTCATCGGGCGCCTTGGTGTCGAGAAGACCATGTTTGAAGCATCGAGTCCAAGAACCTCAGAGTGGTTCATCCAGCATTATGGTCCAAGGGTAAAACTTACTTTTAACATTCGTTGTCATTTATAATTTCTCTTTCATATACCATTTTCTCATTTATATGTTGTGCTGAATTTCAGGTAAATCTATTTGTGGATCACTCTCAAGTGATGGACCTGGAGTGCCTCCGGGGACGTAACTTAGGTGGAAACCAGGCATCTATGTTGAGCTCTTCAGTCTTTCTGTTATAAACTCTGTGATCAGTGATCAACCTGAAAACAGGAGAATGTGACCATAACATGTGCGTCTGTGTTTGGGTGTCCCTTGTTGTATCTGTAGTCCTGTTGCCTTGTGTGTTTGTGCTGGTGATgttattcattttatttttcttcactTTAGAGTTTGTATTCATCCTAAAGTCTGTACTCTGTAACATTAATAAATCTTCTTCACTGTCACAGTGCAATCAAGTTCCCTTCAAATTTGAATACCATATATAGGGCTCAGACTTCTGTTCTGccttcatatttttcttccATTCGACTGGGATAGGTCCTACATCACCCATGACCTCAGTATTAGCATCAAGACTGAGTAAAACCAGACTAGATTCTCTATTATTTAATTTCCTTCTCAAAACTGGAAAACTTTCATAATTGGTAAGTTAACATAAACGAAATTACTTCGAACGGTTATCCTTGTCGATCTAGGTATAATGTCATTCTTATATTGTTGGCTCTATTTAATAGGTTGGTTACAAGGGCTGAGACCGCGCAACACAATCTCCTGCAAAATAATGGTATCTTGTACCCCGCTTCTGAAAATTTTAGACAAGTTGCTTCACGGTAAAGGCATTACCGTGAGAAGGCGGCGCCTCCGAGCACAGGCATATAGTAAAAGATGCCATGAGGGTGCTCGTAAAGGCAGTGAAAACAAATCCACAAGGTCAAGTTACGTTCCCACATACTCATCGGCCGGTAACAAATACTCCGGACCAAGTAATGTTCCGTCGGAGTGCATTGATGATACGATACGCTACTTCCATGGTAGTCCTCGTTCTAGTAGTGATGATGATATAGTGCTAGAAGTGCAATATCTAGAAGACCGCTACCGAAATCAGGAAAAAGAAGATCGTCGTCGTCCACATCTCACTGAACTATATGGAGATGAAAGGGAAGCAGTAGTACACGATTGCCAGCAAGGGCTGAAGAACCAAGGCGCCTTGAAGATCAGGAGGGTGTTTGAAGTTCAGAATACACCGAAGAACTGTCGTGAGTTCGAAGAATACAGacgattggtgatggaaaAAGCTAGGAATGCACCACCTTCCGAGGCTGATATAAACTTCTCCTGGTCTGAAGAGGAAAACAAACCAGGGGCGTGAACGCCTAACGAACCAGCATATTGCGGGGCTAATGGGAATGAGCTTCAAATGTACTATGGCACAACTGTGTCATGCTCACTTGGCAGCAAGTTGAATAGTTCTAGTTCTACGATAGAGTTATGCAATTCTGATCAATGTCGTTTATGCTCGAATCTCGAACAGGGGTTGGGGCAGGCAGTGACTACCTCCACGGCTGTAGCGGCCAAGCTCAAGGACAAGCATGCAAAGTACTTACGCCAAGGGGAGAAGAAGGCAGTTATAGTGTGCACTGTGCAGAGTGATTGCTGGGAAGATTAATAAGTCGAGGGTGTGCTCTCAGCGGAAGGTTGCCCCTACTTTGGATCAGGATCTTGATCAGTTTAGTACAGTGGCTATGAACGACCATGATCTATACATACAAAATTCCAGAGCAATTCTACCTTGCTTTGTGGTGATTTACGAAGGCAATTAAAAGAAGAGTTTCTCAGTTTTGTTTACTTCTTAGATACATAGCTAGCACTCTTATTTCTTTTCTGATTAGAAAGCCATGAATGGCTAAACTCAGTTGCATTAatatctttgtttttcttttgtattttacGTGATTGGTTGCCAcaatttgaaaattgaaaaatgttCTTTCTATTTTGAGGAAGAAATTTCTATGTACGTATATGTATATAGATAGTTTTAGATTTTAGATACAAGGATCTCTTCCATCTTCCAATGTACGGAACACGTACATAACAAACTGTTAGAGAGCGTATCACACGTGATGCACGAGGTTTAGCTGAGCAGCTAACCCGTAAAATCTCACCTAACTCAAATAATTAAGCATTGGGGAGGACATGTTTCAGCTAAAACCAAAGGACTTGGGGACCCGAAAACAGAAGTCACTCTGTCTCATGCTTAATTCTAGCTTCATTGAAAGTCTTTCCCATCGGCTTtgcacaaaataattactcaaTTAAGTGGGAACTTAGATGCAAAGATTCTAAATGTAGCTACTCCCACATTATTTCAATAGGATCCCTATTGAAATAATCCATATAAAACTAAGGTAGTTTGTTTAAATCATACTAGTCATCAACAGAGGTGGATCCATGATCTAAGAGTAAGGTAGACTAATTCATGTGTATGTTTTTTGGcgaaaccaaatattgttttcgTAACATTTATGCACATGTCAAAGTGCATGAGAGGAGAGATCGATAATGACATGATAGTTCAACACATCGTCAATGACTATAATTATTCTCATTAAACCCTAGAGATTGAAAATGGTAGTAATTGGTGccaggtacatatatatgtacgtatCATTTtaactattatatatatatagtattacTAAAAGCCAAaatgaacaaagaaaaaggggaGTCTCTTAGGTGGGGATTAACATCCTTAGCCAACTCAACTGATGTACCATCACACATGTAATGCACatataaattttgaaataCTATCAAGATTTCTATCTGGGGGGCTGCAGTCTAGTTTGACTACTGAACAGATCCACCCCAGGTCATCAACACACTTGATGGGCGTGAATTACCTCCCACATCTTATATAGTGGCTTGGAAGTTACCTACAAAATAAaagattattttaaaaaaatttaatttatgttttagttttgttATTTACCTTTCTATCTCTTGAACATTaaataaattttcaaattaacATATGATGAATGAACTAATAAGTATTTTCACACCCATTTTGGTTGAGAAAATGAGTTTTGGTTATAAGACTAGATTCAGAATGCCTGAATGACTTTCTTTGGCCCGAGGGTTGAGGCTTGATTTTTTAAATACTAATTTGATAAGttaattcatataaatatTTGTGAGGAAATCAAATGAGATTCTCTCCCCTTTTTCTTATTACAAAATGCGCAACGCATTGTTAATTGATTTAAcctgtttttagttttttttttaagaaaaagtaCTTTGTTACGGTGTTTATATTGGGTTTGTATCATAACCATTGTCTAAAGCTTAAATCCAATAGTAAGCATTATATAACGTAAAGGGAAAACAGTATGATGTACCACTTAATGATTTGTTTAGCTAACATTTTAAGTAATTAGTTGCCTAGTCACTACTAGTTCgtaatttcaattttaagaCAAATGTCTAATGTAAGGAGTTGACGACTTCTTAACGAACTTTTACTAAATTGATAAGCAGAGAATGAACAGAGTTCATCAACATTCAATTTGACATGGGTTGAATTCTAGTATTAGCTTATTTGAGAGAGTTGGTGCTTCACGTGCTCACCTTATTCTCAGAGTAATGAAAGACTTGAGCAACaaccttcttcttctataTAGTAAGTGCTTACACTTCTTCACTGATACACCACACTCATACACGAGTTCCTGCCTACCTCTTCTGCTTGTTATCTATTCCAAGTCCACTGTCCACTGTCACTTAGCTTCCATCAAATTTAAGGTCAAAGCAGCAGAAGAATAGTTTAAGCCATGGCCACCACGGAACCCATCATCGCAAAAAAGACTGCTTGTGTGATCGGCGGCACCGGCTTCGTGGCGTCTCTGCTGATCAAGCTCTTGCTGGAGAAGGGCTATGCCGTCAGAACCACTGCTAGAGACCCTGGTCAGAATTATATCTTGTACCTTCTTCTAATCTTCTTCCTAGCTAATTTCTTGAAACCTAACCCTATTTTTGCTTGGCTTGGAAAATGATAAGTACTAGTAATATTTTCGTGTTTATAATTTCTGATCATCATGTGCTCGACCACTTGATTCCTTGAAAAAAATGTATAATGTTGTTGTCGATcaccaagaaagatacaacAGTAGCCAGAATTTTAGTACTGAGAGTACAATGTTTACTATTAAAGTGTGTATACTTATGGTGGTGTGAAATGTGAACTGTCTTTTAATTTTGTACATTTTCCCACAGATAATCTGAAAAAGATCTCGCACCTCACAGCACTCCAAGAGTTAGGAGACCTAACAATTTTTCGTGGTGACTTAACCGATGAAGGGAGCTTCGATGCTGCTATAGCAGGATCTGATCTTGTTTTCCATGTTGCCACACCAGTCCACTTTGGCTCTCCGGATCCAGAGGTACATATTCGTAGGAATTGCTTAGCTAAAACTAGCATTTGGTATGTTTTGGCTTCAGCTTAATAAGAATGtacttttttcatttttccctTTATACAGAATGACATGATCAAGCCAGGAATCCAAGGAGTACTAAATGTCATGAAATCATGTGTGAAAGCCAAATCAGTTAAGCGAGTCGTTTTGACATCATCAGCAGCTGCAGTAACTGTCAATACTCTTACTGGAACAGGCTTGATCGCAGACGAAAATGATTGGTCTGATGTTGAATTCTTGACCACTGCCAAGCCACCTACTTGGGTAAATCACCAAAATTGTTGTAGTTTACAAGAGTATATGTCTTGTTTTATTGAAATGAGATAATACGCGACCTATATTGAGATAAATGAATCAGGTGACTAAACAAAAGCTTTTCCCCTCAACATTGCAGGGGTATCCTGTTTCAAAGGTACTAGCTGAGAAGACAGCTTGGAAATTTGCTGAAGAAAACAGCATTGATCTCATCACTGTGATTCCTTCTCTCATGGCTGGTGCTTCTCTCACTCCAGACATCCCCAGCAGTATAGGCCTCGCCACAGCTTTAATTACAGGTATCGAACCACAAGCTAGAATTTGTAGTCCATTGCTTGAGGCCCGGTAGCTATAGCTAAATATGTTGAGGTATTTGGATCGCGGCATTCTAATGCTCCATCTGACTCTTAACAGGAAATGAATTTCTCATAAATGGCTTGAAAGGCATGCAAATGCTCTCAGGTTCAATATCCATTTCACATGTGGAGGACGTCTGCCGAGCTCATATATTTTTGGCAGAGAAAGAATCTGCTTCTGGCAGGTACATATGCTGTGCTGAAAATAGTAGTGTTCCCGAGGTTGCAAAGTTCCTCAGCAAAAGATATCCAGACTACAAAATCCCAACTGAGTAAGTCCTCTATTCAAGGGGAATGGCCCTTTTAACACAATGACTGAACTTGCAGACAACTTGTACAGCACTTCATTTAGTTACTGCACAATCCGACAGTTATAGCCCTTCTGCAATGCAGGTTTGGAGATTTTCCATCCAAGGCCAAGACCATACTCTCTTCAGAAAAGCTTAAGAAGGAAGGGTTCACTTTCAAGTATGGGATCGAAGATATATACGACCAAGCTGTGGAGTACTTGAAAGTTAAGGGGGTGCTACAGAACTAGAACTAGAAACTGGTGGTTTCAGTTGTTTAATTATGATCCTGCTTGCATGGATCATATGTGTACTCGGCTTTTATCTAGCTATGCTCTTTCCTTTCTAATGCTACTAGATAATAGCATCATAAGATTTTTTTAGCATGGTGTACCTGAATCTTCCTAATTGATAATAAAATGTTTGATCAGTAAGAATCGgaaaaaacaaataacatgCTCAGCTTTGTACTCTTTGCTCAGTTATAAGAAAAGCACAAGTTTTTGATTCCAACAACACAATGTAGCAATATACTAAGAACAAAGAGATCTACTGACTGAATCGAATTAAATGAGCCTCAACGTTTCAATCTGAATCCCATTCCCATGAAATACTCAGAGGGATGGGTAAAAGTGAAAAGTAAAGATTGATATACAAGTTCAATTCTTCACTGTATGACTTTGCTGTCTACTTTCTCTCCTCAGCGTTCAATTAAGTGATCCTGCTTCTCAATCAGCTCTATTTCAATGTAAGTTTCTCCAGCTGCTGTAGTTGGGATTTGCTGGCATTTCCTTGTAGTACGTCTCTCTATCAAAATGCCTTATAATGTCTGCACTATGTCCCTCATAGAAGGCCGCTTTTTGGAGACGTTACCAACACATTTGTAAGCAAGATCAGCAACCTGAGCTAGTTCTTGTACATCAATTTCTCCATTTAGACGAAGATCCACAATCTCTTCCCACGCAAGTGAATCTGCTGCATCCATTGTGGCCTACTCATCACCATGGAAATCATATAACGTGAGTGTTCATGCTTCATCATCACTAATTGGAGACTTGGAGTGAAAATCAAGGTCAACAATCATATACAAGGtatattttacaaaaaaagCAGTGAAGATCCGCTCGACTTACATAGTCCACATATTCCATAAGACCTTGCTGTGGATTCTTGCCTGTAATTAGCTCAAAGAGCAGCACTCCAAAACTATAAACATCACATTTCTTGGTAAAGATTCTTGTAAGCACATACTCGGGATCAACATATCCCAAAGTTCCCCTTATATCAGATGAACGTGATTTAAACTTATCATGTCTTGAAAGCCCAAAATCAGCAACCTGATCGCAATGTGACGATAGTTCATAGTTAAGCTCTTACTAGTAAGAATTACTGACCAGAGGGTGATAATAGAGATACTACCAGAAATAGGAGACGATTTTAGATAAGCAGTAAGAAGAAATCTCAGAAACTAAAACTGTTCCATTTGTTTCACTTTGAAGAAGGAATGGACATGAAAACTATGTAACAGTCCACATTCCTAGTTTTGATGCATGAGCCATGTGGGCATTAGAATTCAGAACTATATAACAAAATCCTTGTAGTAGACAAACAATCGTGTAGCGTGAAATTAACTGAAGGTTTAGTAGTATTCAACTTCAAGTGAATCTATTTCGTTTTATAATACCAGAACTTTCTTATCTCAGGGTGATACAATATTTCAACAACACACAATGACACAAATAACAAAAGAGCACATAAGTACCTTGGCCTTCATTGACTGGTCCAACAGTATGTTCGAAGACTTGATGTCACGGTGCACAACAGGAGGAACAGCCTGCAATATGGAAGGAGAGTGAAGCTGGATGAGTAGAAACTTAAAATCAGGCATCTTAACCTGGAAACTAGCTAGCTCGAAAGCCTACCCCATAATGTAGGTATTCCAATCCCCTTGCAACATCAAGAGCTATTGCAACCCTCAAATCCCAGCTCAATGGCACCTGATTATCAGCTGCATTTCCAAGCAAACTATGAAAACTGTAGTACACTACTACATATAAAAGGAGCAAAGAAATTTGTCGCAAAGTGGTAGTATGCAAATTTGTTTTGGTATCATCAGATATCCTGAACTTTACTATCATTTTATCGTGAGCTCGATCGATCTAGCTGCCACCTCTGAGCTGCTTCGCAGTTAATGTGCACATCCCTTCTAACAATACGGCACTCGTTTGGCACACCAGGACACATAAAGACCATAAACAGGCACAGATTCACCAATGGAAAGTTCCATGGCCGGTCACCGCTTTGGTAAGCTGCGTTCAACTATGAGATCGAGCAATGAAGATGCTTACCatgtaaatgtaaatcaaGACTCCCGTTGCTCATGTACTTATAAAGAAGCATAAGCTACTCCATTTCTGCTGTATATCCCATCAAGTTCACTACGTTGTTGTGGTGTAACCTTGCCAGTTGCCAGTAACAAAACCTGTCTCCAAACTAATAAGATTTACTCACAAAACACACACACTAACAAACCACATACCCAgtcaatttataattattaccTCAACTAAAAACTCATGCCGGCCTTGCCTGGAATCAGAAGCAAGAACTTTCACCGCAAAAGTGTCGCCGGAGCTCATTTGGGCCTTGTAAACAGGCCCAAACTCCCCGTGCCCAACAGTCGTCGTGAAGTCACACGTCGCTCATATCTCTGCCAAAACCCCAATCAACAAACATATACCTTATACGttgttgtcaaaaaaaaaagacataccTTATACGTATGTGTATGTGAATAATTTACAATTATATACATACCCGTATGAATACTTGGGTATGCCACAAGTGGAGACGACACTTTTTTTCTTGAGCGCCTCGAGCCACATCGACATATTGCTAAACTCCGAACTTCGCAACGAGTCATGGCCGAGGTTGGACTCCGACTCGGCAGCGCTAGCGGCTATGATCCTCCGCGACGCGGACACAGTACTTGTCCCCGTCGTTCGGCATTTGCGCCTGACGAGAGCTCTGATTACTACCAACACTGCCAATTAGAACCCAATAACGGAGCCTATCAGCATTCCCCATGCAACTGCCAACCCTTCCATAACTTCCGACTAAtcacggcggcgcgtggggtccTTTCGCAATCAACCAGACACAGTTGTCCCCCTCCTTGATTCTTGGGCAAAACCAAATTCCCTGATTAAATatctttttatcttttatcATAAGACTCTACATCCGGTGGTGAATTGGTTATATATGCACTTAGTTATGCTTAATTGCCGTTGGATTTGAATCCAAATATATGGAAAAATGATGAGACAGTTGGAATGGAATGAACTTATTTGCTAGTTCATATTGTAGATACGCAAATCTGACAATAAGAGAAAGAttatttcctctatatatcAACAAAACGGAAACATTGTATGAGGAAATGACAAGAGTGGCACTCTACAAGACATTCATGCACATTGATTTTCTTCCTAATTATcttgtatttattttttgaagtTTAATTTTGGTTCAGTCGTGTTATAAGAAGAGTTCAGACGTTCGGTTGTCACTCTTTGAAGACTTTTCTAATCTAGGTGCACCAAATCGTTTTGAGAATGTATATGTATTTTTCACATTTGAATACATATACAATTTAGTCTAAATTTTAAATCGTAAAGAGGTAACTCTTATATTCAATCGTTGATATTTGCTTGCCGTATAATATTACCTTGATTTGGACGTAAATTAAGTATGGCCCTGTTATTAGTCTTATGTATGACTTGTATGTGTGACATAAATATCCAAATATGTGACTGAGATGTTCTGCTACATGTGAGTGGCTAGATGCGCGTTAAGGAATAATATCTCAATTATTGAACCTACATGAGAACGTACATGAGATTGGTAGCGGGACTGACCTTAATTTTCACGTGAAATGTGAGCTCGATCATACACGTGGACACTAAGACCGGTCTAATAATTGTACGCGTAAATTTGCCTATAAATGCTCATGAAAGAATGTTCATCTGGTCACCACAACAATTTCTATAGCTACTTCCAGTCGATCACATCATTCTTCTTTAGTACATTTTAAACTAGTTAGTCTCCATCTCCAAAACTGTACCAATATCCATGGATTGTAGAATGCAGCTGCAAAATCCTCAAGCTGAGGAACATCAGATACTTCAATGGCAAACCAAATCTGAACCCTCTCACTCAGAACATGATCAAAGACGATCTGCCAATTACAAACCGAACATTTGGAAGTATGCTTTCCTCGAATCTCTTAACAGCCAATTTGATGTGAGTGCTCCCGGCCTAACTTCTTGCTAGCTACTTCTTCGATCACGGTTATACATTAACGTATTACCTAGCTGAGTATATGTACGTAAATGCATGCAGGGAGAATGCTATCTAATTCAGATTCAGAAGCTGATAAAAGAAGTGAAGATATTCTTTGTTGAATGCAAAGAATCAGATTTAATGTCTAAGTTGGAGCTGATTGACAGCATCCGAAAACTAGGCCTCAACAACTACTTTGGACAGGAAATCAAGGCAGCCCTAGATACCATAGCAGCCGTTGAACTGGAAAACAACGGCAATTCCTGCATTGGTTCAGAGGGTGATCTCTATGCTACTGCACTACTCTTTAAGATTCTCAGGCAGCATGGTTATAAAGTTTCACAAGGTATACATACACAGATTAATTCTTAGCTCGTCAGTGGAGTTTTATATCATAGAAATAATCCAACGTATGTATACTAATTCAGTTCAATAAACTTGTTAGATATATTTGGTGGTTTGATCGACGAAATGGGTACATTAAAAACGAGCACATCTGGGAATGTCAAAGGAATGCTTGAACTTTTGGAGGCCTCAAACTTAGCTTTAGAAGGTGAAGATATTCTAGAGAAGGCTAAAGCTTTCTTAATGGCCACTCTCAGAGATACCAGTTCTATGAAGGATGATATAGCCAAGCGTGTGACTTATGCCTTGGAGCTTTCATCGCAAAGGAGAGTGCAGTGGTTCAATGTGAAATGGCACATCAAAGCCTATGAGCAATGCCAAACTGATCAAGTCAACATGAACAGTACTTTACTTGAGTTGGCCAAACTTAACTTCAACATGGTTCAAGCCACACTCCAGAAAGATCTTAGGGAATCATCCAAGTAAGTAAACCAAGAGAATCTAGCTTATGTTTTGAGGAATGAAAGAAACTTAATGTCTTTACTCTTCATCAACAATAGGTCGTAACCTGACTTTCTTATTTGACTGATTGCGCCTTGCGGTTTGATCAGGTGGTGGAAGAACCTGGGTCTCACAAAGAAC encodes:
- the LOC126788221 gene encoding LOW QUALITY PROTEIN: protein HEAT-STRESS-ASSOCIATED 32 (The sequence of the model RefSeq protein was modified relative to this genomic sequence to represent the inferred CDS: substituted 1 base at 1 genomic stop codon), whose protein sequence is MSAYWWKTFHDNEDRPEKPRRYGLTEMRGPSPSLFAQNVLQDVLESMGDVVDGMKFAGGSYSLMPKSFVKEVIDVAHKHDVYVSSGDWAEDLLRKGPSAFKEYVEECKSLGFDTVELNVGSLGVPEDMLLRLVRLIKSGGLRVKPLFAVKVNKSDIPVGDRAFGAYVVPRPRXTEFVEDVDLLIRRAERCLEAGADMIMIDANDVCKQAASIRADIIAKVIGRLGVEKTMFEASSPRTSEWFIQHYGPRVNLFVDHSQVMDLECLRGRNLGGNQASMLSSSVFLL
- the LOC126786175 gene encoding anthocyanidin reductase ((2S)-flavan-3-ol-forming) — its product is MATTEPIIAKKTACVIGGTGFVASLLIKLLLEKGYAVRTTARDPDNLKKISHLTALQELGDLTIFRGDLTDEGSFDAAIAGSDLVFHVATPVHFGSPDPENDMIKPGIQGVLNVMKSCVKAKSVKRVVLTSSAAAVTVNTLTGTGLIADENDWSDVEFLTTAKPPTWGYPVSKVLAEKTAWKFAEENSIDLITVIPSLMAGASLTPDIPSSIGLATALITGNEFLINGLKGMQMLSGSISISHVEDVCRAHIFLAEKESASGRYICCAENSSVPEVAKFLSKRYPDYKIPTEFGDFPSKAKTILSSEKLKKEGFTFKYGIEDIYDQAVEYLKVKGVLQN
- the LOC126789204 gene encoding (E,E)-alpha-farnesene synthase-like, with translation MDCRMQLQNPQAEEHQILQWQTKSEPSHSEHDQRRSANYKPNIWKYAFLESLNSQFDGECYLIQIQKLIKEVKIFFVECKESDLMSKLELIDSIRKLGLNNYFGQEIKAALDTIAAVELENNGNSCIGSEGDLYATALLFKILRQHGYKVSQDIFGGLIDEMGTLKTSTSGNVKGMLELLEASNLALEGEDILEKAKAFLMATLRDTSSMKDDIAKRVTYALELSSQRRVQWFNVKWHIKAYEQCQTDQVNMNSTLLELAKLNFNMVQATLQKDLRESSKWWKNLGLTKNLDFARDRMVECFMCAGGLVFETKNKSFRKWLTKVINLILIIDDVYDVYGSLEELKRFTKAVERWDATETQQLPECMKICFQVLYDTTWEIAYEIDEENGWNQVFPHLCKVWADFCKALLVEAEWYHKAYAPSFQVYLSNGWISSSASLIFTHAFFATAHHEEGIDDFLHMNEDLVYNISVILRLLNDLGTSAAEQERGDAASSVLCYMREMNVSEEIARKKIKNMIDNAWKKINAKCFSRVPGISSFLNITTNIARVGHSLYQDGDGFGDQEQGTRGRQILSLLAEPLS